One genomic window of Candidatus Omnitrophota bacterium includes the following:
- a CDS encoding flagellar assembly protein FliW: MNAMQTGQDAAYKLLTTRFGEIEVRPSDIVTLPEGLLGFNLFRRYIVLEDPEQAPFLWLQSVDEPDLAFVIVDPFLFFPGYEVQVKPQELSSVQVEDIAKAKILTIVTIPPNPMELTANLRGPLVFNVEAKLAKQLVLIDDRYNTKHSLLKDIPPYLASPPEKKSGEKINRNHGNEKNDRSTSDEHSPKEAGIAGD; the protein is encoded by the coding sequence ATGAACGCCATGCAAACCGGCCAAGACGCCGCTTATAAATTGCTCACCACCCGGTTCGGAGAGATTGAAGTCCGTCCTTCGGATATCGTCACTCTGCCGGAGGGATTGCTCGGATTCAATCTTTTCCGCCGCTATATCGTTTTGGAAGATCCGGAACAAGCGCCGTTTTTATGGCTGCAATCGGTGGATGAACCCGACCTGGCGTTCGTGATCGTCGATCCTTTCCTCTTTTTCCCCGGATACGAAGTCCAAGTCAAACCACAGGAATTGTCCTCTGTTCAAGTGGAAGACATTGCCAAAGCGAAAATTTTAACGATCGTCACCATTCCCCCTAATCCTATGGAGTTGACCGCCAATCTGCGCGGCCCCTTGGTTTTCAACGTGGAAGCGAAATTGGCCAAACAATTGGTGTTGATCGACGACCGCTACAACACCAAACATTCCTTATTGAAGGATATTCCACCTTATCTGGCATCTCCCCCGGAAAAAAAGTCCGGCGAAAAAATAAATAGAAACCATGGAAACGAGAAGAACGATCGTTCGACGAGCGATGAACATTCGCCAAAGGAAGCCGGAATTGCAGGGGATTAA
- the csrA gene encoding carbon storage regulator CsrA yields MLVLSRKRDESIIIGDDVVITVVDIKGEQVKIGVTAPKSVSIHRKEVYEAIQKENLAAAKAEVQNLSGLVKVLQKKQSQPAS; encoded by the coding sequence ATGCTGGTTCTAAGCCGCAAGAGAGACGAAAGCATCATTATCGGCGATGACGTCGTCATCACGGTAGTGGATATCAAGGGAGAACAAGTGAAGATCGGCGTCACGGCTCCCAAAAGCGTCTCTATTCATCGCAAAGAAGTCTACGAAGCCATTCAGAAAGAAAACCTCGCCGCCGCCAAAGCCGAGGTTCAAAATCTGAGCGGTTTGGTCAAAGTTCTGCAAAAAAAACAATCGCAACCCGCCTCTTGA
- a CDS encoding FtsQ-type POTRA domain-containing protein — protein MKNFFARLADSFAGLIRYLCRVVLLGATLAGLILIAFDLACYFFDSSDFTVQQITIEGNERVGEAEIIAQAGIAPGANIWLVDMETLGRRLENHPAIRRVSVQRVPPKRIHIVIEERYPVAFLLNAETGLLHGVDEDGFILPPCFDRSYNRKTLTEQQADIRLVLSSPLLSGRIPKTFAIGEQLNDLQIRGGLRFLKQLHGGAQEFFAEIAEAEWREDENFVLHPRRRIGVMVLRDLLSPDLDKKISAFWKALTKENLRAIYVDARFPEKGFAVRFDESEGLQWKRLYQPDGRYLTGIERRNG, from the coding sequence ATGAAGAACTTCTTCGCCCGCCTTGCGGATTCGTTCGCTGGATTGATCCGCTATCTTTGCCGCGTGGTCCTCTTGGGCGCGACGCTGGCGGGATTGATTTTGATTGCGTTCGATCTCGCCTGTTATTTTTTCGATTCCTCCGATTTCACCGTGCAGCAGATAACGATCGAAGGCAACGAGCGGGTCGGCGAGGCGGAAATCATCGCCCAGGCGGGCATTGCTCCGGGCGCCAACATATGGCTGGTGGATATGGAAACGTTGGGGCGGCGCCTCGAGAATCATCCCGCCATCCGCCGCGTCAGCGTGCAGCGCGTTCCTCCCAAGCGGATTCATATCGTTATCGAAGAACGCTATCCCGTCGCTTTTCTCTTGAACGCCGAGACGGGATTGCTTCACGGCGTAGATGAAGATGGTTTTATTCTTCCGCCCTGCTTCGACCGTTCCTATAACCGGAAGACGTTGACGGAGCAGCAGGCGGATATCCGGCTGGTTCTCTCTTCGCCGCTCCTGAGCGGCCGCATTCCTAAGACGTTCGCCATTGGAGAGCAATTAAACGATCTGCAAATTCGCGGGGGGCTTCGATTTCTGAAGCAGCTTCATGGGGGCGCTCAGGAATTTTTCGCCGAAATCGCCGAAGCGGAATGGCGAGAGGACGAAAACTTCGTTCTTCATCCCCGCCGCCGCATTGGGGTAATGGTGCTGCGGGATTTGCTTTCCCCCGATTTGGATAAGAAAATATCTGCTTTTTGGAAAGCGTTGACCAAGGAAAACCTGCGGGCGATATACGTGGACGCCCGTTTTCCCGAAAAAGGGTTTGCCGTGCGATTCGACGAAAGCGAGGGGTTGCAGTGGAAGCGGCTGTACCAGCCGGACGGCCGCTATCTTACAGGAATAGAGCGGCGAAACGGATGA
- the ftsZ gene encoding cell division protein FtsZ gives MGIELASDQDYGRDRGRANMEQRRREMIELAEDVRPEQGNGPRITVVGVGGGGSNAVDTMGDGSLDGVEFIVVNTDVQALQRARTPRKIHIGKSVTKGLGTGANPLLGEQAANEDRDLIRQELGGADLVFITAGLGGGTGTGASSVIADIIKEIGALSVAITTKPFDFEGSVRRGHAEKGQQILRKKVDTLITVPNQRLINVVDENTTLIDAFKVSDNVLKQCVQSIADLITRPGLINLDFADIKAIMDNSGGTVMGVGYGQGPNRAEEAFKQASSSPLMEEQVIEGAKGILINITSGTDVKLLELDKAITRHVRDKADGDANVIFGVVIDPEMKDEMKVTILATGSAHTRRNEFDKRREEERPSVQDRQKTLKTPLPYVAKKGLSETFDGEEEEVRELAFAGERTETAAMASRSQSDNGNKGLPPLGKSIFSNLKKER, from the coding sequence ATGGGCATCGAACTCGCATCGGATCAAGATTACGGCCGCGATCGCGGCCGCGCCAATATGGAGCAAAGGAGAAGAGAGATGATCGAACTGGCCGAAGACGTGCGCCCGGAGCAGGGCAATGGCCCCCGGATTACGGTCGTGGGAGTCGGAGGCGGAGGCAGCAATGCCGTCGATACGATGGGCGACGGCTCGTTGGACGGCGTGGAATTCATCGTCGTGAATACCGACGTCCAAGCCTTGCAGCGCGCCCGCACTCCCCGCAAGATTCACATCGGAAAAAGCGTCACCAAGGGACTTGGCACCGGCGCCAATCCCTTGCTGGGCGAACAGGCGGCCAATGAAGACCGCGACTTGATCCGCCAGGAACTCGGGGGCGCGGACCTCGTCTTCATCACCGCCGGTCTAGGCGGCGGCACCGGCACGGGCGCTTCTTCCGTCATCGCCGACATCATCAAGGAAATCGGCGCGCTCTCCGTGGCGATCACCACCAAGCCTTTCGATTTCGAAGGCTCCGTCCGCCGGGGACACGCCGAAAAAGGGCAGCAGATTCTGCGCAAGAAAGTCGACACGCTTATCACCGTGCCCAACCAGCGGCTCATCAACGTCGTCGACGAAAACACCACCCTTATCGACGCCTTCAAGGTCTCGGACAACGTCCTTAAGCAATGCGTCCAGTCCATCGCCGATTTGATTACGCGCCCCGGCCTGATCAACCTCGATTTCGCCGATATCAAGGCCATTATGGACAACTCCGGCGGCACCGTGATGGGCGTGGGCTACGGCCAGGGACCGAACCGCGCCGAAGAGGCCTTCAAGCAAGCCTCCAGCAGCCCCCTCATGGAGGAGCAGGTGATCGAAGGCGCCAAAGGCATTCTAATCAATATCACGTCGGGGACGGATGTCAAATTGCTCGAACTCGATAAGGCCATCACGCGCCACGTCCGCGACAAAGCCGACGGCGACGCCAACGTCATCTTCGGCGTCGTCATCGATCCCGAAATGAAGGACGAGATGAAGGTTACGATCCTGGCCACCGGCTCCGCTCACACCCGCCGCAACGAATTCGACAAGCGGCGGGAAGAGGAGCGGCCCAGCGTGCAGGACCGTCAGAAGACGCTTAAAACCCCCTTGCCTTACGTCGCTAAGAAAGGATTGAGCGAGACCTTCGACGGCGAAGAGGAAGAAGTTCGGGAACTGGCTTTCGCCGGGGAACGGACCGAAACGGCGGCGATGGCGTCGCGCTCTCAGTCGGATAATGGCAATAAGGGACTGCCGCCGCTGGGGAAATCCATCTTCAGCAACCTGAAGAAAGAACGCTGA
- a CDS encoding HAD-IA family hydrolase, producing the protein MKSKVIQLSHHKDEESSLERPWVFMDAGDTFIYAFPTLYEAIWDCFHHAEIDIDIEDIEAAARRYLTSHSRADLTSQKKFEKYFRNLYQGVLEDLGFPGEEMAIYVDDLWHEWEEGWRLRLFDDAIPALIMLMEAGFHLGIVTNWDRTFDPLLERMGLTDLFDVIVVSCREGVAKPDPRIFQLALERAGTTGDQSWFIGDQLDIDIQPAKKLGMKTVLVDYYGNTEDVEGADFVVPSLSTAALTMALEEDFMRHGGDGSE; encoded by the coding sequence ATGAAAAGCAAAGTAATCCAATTATCCCATCACAAAGATGAGGAATCTTCGTTGGAGCGTCCTTGGGTGTTCATGGACGCCGGGGACACCTTCATCTACGCCTTTCCGACTCTTTACGAAGCGATATGGGATTGTTTCCACCATGCGGAAATCGATATCGATATCGAAGACATCGAAGCGGCGGCGCGCCGCTACCTGACCTCCCATTCGCGCGCCGATCTGACGTCGCAAAAGAAATTCGAGAAATACTTCCGGAATCTCTATCAGGGCGTGCTGGAGGACCTCGGTTTTCCGGGAGAGGAAATGGCGATTTACGTTGACGATTTGTGGCATGAATGGGAAGAAGGCTGGAGGCTGCGGCTGTTCGACGACGCCATTCCCGCCTTAATCATGTTGATGGAGGCCGGATTCCATTTGGGAATCGTAACGAATTGGGATCGCACGTTCGATCCCTTGCTGGAACGCATGGGATTGACGGATTTATTCGACGTAATCGTCGTTTCCTGCCGGGAAGGAGTGGCGAAGCCGGATCCGCGCATTTTTCAATTGGCGCTCGAACGGGCGGGAACGACGGGCGATCAATCCTGGTTTATCGGCGATCAATTGGACATAGATATTCAACCCGCTAAGAAATTAGGCATGAAAACGGTCCTTGTGGATTATTACGGCAATACGGAAGATGTGGAGGGAGCCGATTTCGTAGTGCCCAGCCTCAGCACGGCGGCGCTGACCATGGCCTTGGAAGAAGATTTTATGCGTCACGGCGGCGATGGATCGGAATAA
- a CDS encoding aspartate aminotransferase family protein, translating into MPLNFSPIQTQYRRIASPIPVPESEAFFSELAKYEPRSMGGQPPVVWDRAEGFQVWDAYGNQWIDFSSGVLVTNAGHGRKEMREALHEQIDHGLLHSYCFLNKPRFELAKKLSSLAPPPLEKVFLLTTGSEAVECAVKLARTYGKRCFGDSKITVVGFVNDFHGRTLGSQMAGGFQAQKEWIVNLDPNMAQVPYPDGFRTKDVSFDLFLRSLQEKGVTGAATAAVLVETYPGASAAFMPVEYAHKLRAWCDEHEALLIFDEVQAGFGRCGRWFGFEHYGVSADLVCCGKGVSSGLPLSAVIGRADIMDMYGPGEMTSTHSGNPLCCAAALASIGIIEREGLLENAAQLEKPLLQRSREIMAASQDHIGAVDGKGLVAALQFVIPGGTEPDKELAKRVVWRCVEKGLLLFAPVGVGGGTIKVNPPLCISEEALLEGLDVLEECVRTEIEAMTPIPIKINA; encoded by the coding sequence ATGCCATTAAATTTTTCCCCCATCCAGACCCAATACCGCCGCATCGCATCGCCGATTCCCGTCCCTGAAAGCGAGGCATTTTTTTCCGAATTGGCGAAATACGAACCGCGCTCAATGGGCGGGCAGCCGCCGGTCGTCTGGGACCGCGCGGAGGGCTTTCAAGTCTGGGACGCTTACGGCAACCAATGGATCGATTTTTCCAGCGGCGTTCTCGTAACCAACGCCGGACATGGGCGCAAAGAGATGAGGGAAGCCTTGCATGAACAAATCGACCACGGCCTGCTGCATAGTTATTGTTTTTTGAATAAGCCCCGCTTCGAACTGGCGAAAAAACTATCGTCGCTGGCGCCGCCGCCTTTGGAAAAAGTATTTCTCCTGACGACAGGTTCGGAAGCGGTGGAATGCGCCGTCAAATTAGCGAGGACCTACGGCAAACGCTGTTTTGGCGATTCGAAAATCACTGTCGTCGGATTCGTGAACGATTTCCACGGACGCACGCTCGGTTCGCAAATGGCGGGGGGATTCCAAGCGCAAAAGGAATGGATCGTCAACCTGGATCCCAATATGGCGCAAGTTCCCTACCCCGACGGATTCCGCACGAAAGACGTTTCGTTCGATCTGTTTTTGCGTTCGCTGCAGGAGAAAGGCGTAACCGGCGCGGCAACGGCGGCGGTTCTGGTGGAAACTTATCCCGGCGCCAGCGCCGCGTTCATGCCGGTGGAGTACGCCCATAAATTGCGCGCCTGGTGCGACGAACATGAGGCGCTGTTGATCTTCGACGAAGTGCAGGCGGGATTCGGACGCTGCGGACGCTGGTTCGGCTTCGAGCATTACGGCGTAAGCGCCGACTTGGTCTGCTGCGGCAAAGGCGTCAGCAGCGGGCTGCCGCTGTCGGCCGTGATCGGACGGGCGGATATCATGGACATGTACGGCCCCGGCGAGATGACCAGCACCCATTCCGGCAATCCTCTCTGTTGCGCGGCGGCCCTGGCCAGCATCGGCATTATCGAACGGGAAGGATTGCTGGAAAACGCGGCGCAACTGGAGAAACCGCTTTTGCAACGCTCGCGCGAAATCATGGCGGCGTCCCAAGACCATATCGGAGCCGTGGACGGCAAGGGGCTGGTCGCGGCGCTGCAATTCGTCATCCCCGGCGGAACGGAACCGGACAAGGAATTGGCCAAACGCGTCGTCTGGCGCTGCGTGGAAAAAGGACTCTTGCTGTTCGCTCCTGTGGGCGTCGGCGGCGGAACCATCAAAGTCAATCCGCCCCTGTGCATCTCGGAAGAGGCGCTGCTGGAAGGCCTGGACGTTTTGGAAGAATGCGTCAGAACGGAAATTGAAGCCATGACCCCAATTCCAATAAAGATTAACGCATAG
- a CDS encoding ABC transporter ATP-binding protein: MIRINNLVKYYGKVHAVNDLSLDIRRGEFFGFLGPNGAGKTTTIKIMVGLLRATSGRIALGGGDGEEYDIAADQEKAKAITGYIPDSPYLYDKLTGYEYIHFVGGLYGVPEKKIDAHIQDYFRIFGLLDAAHDLIESYSHGMRQKVVMTGALVHDPKVLVVDEPMVGLDPRSSRLVKDLLKQKSREGMTIFLSTHTLDIAEELCDRIGIIQRGQLIALGTMEELRQQAKEGSSDLRLESLFLKLTEQQDES; encoded by the coding sequence ATGATACGAATCAATAACCTTGTAAAATACTATGGAAAAGTTCATGCGGTAAACGATCTTTCCCTCGATATCCGCCGCGGCGAATTTTTTGGTTTTCTAGGGCCTAACGGCGCCGGAAAAACAACAACCATCAAAATCATGGTAGGGCTTTTGCGGGCCACCTCCGGCCGCATCGCCTTGGGCGGCGGAGACGGGGAGGAATACGACATCGCCGCCGACCAGGAAAAAGCCAAGGCGATTACGGGCTATATTCCCGACAGCCCTTATCTTTACGATAAGTTGACGGGATATGAGTACATTCATTTCGTGGGAGGATTGTACGGCGTTCCGGAGAAAAAAATCGATGCCCACATTCAGGATTATTTCCGCATCTTTGGACTGCTGGACGCCGCTCACGATTTGATCGAATCCTATTCGCATGGCATGAGGCAGAAGGTGGTGATGACCGGCGCCTTGGTTCACGATCCTAAAGTATTGGTGGTCGACGAGCCGATGGTGGGTTTGGACCCTCGCAGCAGCCGCCTAGTAAAGGATTTGTTGAAACAAAAAAGCCGCGAAGGAATGACGATTTTTCTTTCCACCCACACGCTCGATATCGCGGAAGAACTTTGCGACCGGATCGGCATCATTCAACGGGGTCAGTTGATCGCGTTGGGAACGATGGAAGAATTGCGCCAACAAGCGAAAGAAGGCTCTTCCGACTTGCGCCTGGAGTCGCTATTCCTTAAACTAACGGAACAACAAGACGAGAGTTGA
- the ftsA gene encoding cell division protein FtsA, which yields MTIWNDGNHILAIDIGSTKVCAIAARRNERKVIELLGLGLQSCNGFSATGIVDLEEIVASISSACRKALSHVPGVEIRCAAVGVSGTFIQSQNTTGSVVLSRHGRTVNQRDIEQSLQAAIERSVPKDYEVIHPVPRWFRLDETPYIRDPLGMEGSVLEVDVHLITGRQTILKNLKRCVQKAGFLVESIACQPIASSLSVLTQEEKDTGVALIDIGGSTTSVLVFYEGGILHSEIINVGGEDITRDINHYFQTPVDNAENLKKYSGSAWSEAIDPDELLEIVRFKNRRTIVVKRRRLCEVIEARVEQILEEVIRSLRARDLLGVLFGGIVLTGGASLMDGMREKTQSLAQKEAHIGYPNGVVGYEEIVSSPGYSAAVGLLHYAFDRRDARIAVYGTGMKRVMRRLFQWIQETF from the coding sequence ATGACGATTTGGAACGACGGAAACCATATACTCGCCATTGACATCGGTTCGACCAAGGTATGCGCCATCGCGGCCCGGAGAAACGAACGCAAGGTGATCGAATTGTTGGGCCTGGGGCTGCAATCGTGCAATGGATTTTCCGCCACCGGCATCGTGGATTTGGAAGAGATCGTCGCTTCCATATCCAGCGCTTGCCGGAAGGCATTGAGCCATGTTCCCGGGGTGGAAATCCGTTGCGCCGCCGTCGGCGTTTCGGGAACTTTCATTCAAAGCCAGAACACGACCGGCTCCGTCGTCTTGTCGCGCCACGGACGCACCGTCAATCAACGCGACATCGAACAAAGCCTGCAGGCGGCTATCGAACGCTCCGTGCCCAAAGATTACGAAGTGATTCATCCCGTCCCGCGATGGTTTCGCCTGGATGAGACGCCCTACATCCGCGATCCATTGGGAATGGAGGGCAGCGTGCTCGAAGTGGACGTCCATCTTATTACCGGACGCCAGACGATATTGAAAAACTTGAAGCGCTGCGTGCAAAAAGCGGGTTTCCTGGTGGAATCGATCGCCTGCCAGCCCATCGCTTCCAGCCTATCCGTCTTGACGCAGGAGGAGAAGGATACCGGCGTGGCTTTGATCGACATCGGCGGATCGACGACTTCCGTTCTCGTTTTTTACGAAGGCGGAATCCTCCATAGCGAAATCATTAATGTGGGCGGCGAGGATATCACCCGCGATATCAACCATTATTTCCAGACGCCCGTGGACAATGCGGAGAACTTGAAGAAATATTCCGGCTCGGCGTGGTCGGAAGCCATCGATCCGGACGAACTGCTGGAAATCGTCCGCTTTAAAAACCGGCGCACCATCGTCGTCAAGCGGCGCAGGCTCTGCGAGGTCATCGAAGCGCGCGTGGAGCAGATTTTAGAAGAGGTCATCCGCTCCCTGCGGGCGAGGGATTTGTTGGGCGTTTTGTTTGGAGGCATCGTATTGACCGGCGGCGCTTCGCTGATGGACGGAATGCGCGAGAAGACGCAAAGCCTGGCGCAAAAAGAGGCGCATATCGGCTATCCCAACGGCGTAGTTGGCTACGAAGAGATCGTCTCCAGCCCCGGCTATTCCGCCGCCGTCGGCCTTTTGCATTACGCCTTCGATCGGCGGGACGCGCGCATCGCCGTTTACGGCACGGGGATGAAGCGCGTCATGCGGAGATTGTTTCAGTGGATTCAGGAAACGTTTTAG